TAGTGTTGCTGTTTTAGCATTTTTAAAGCTCAACCTAGCTTACAGGGGTAAGTCAAAAgtcaaaagtattttttcaattgttttcaattgaaaaaaaagCTCGTTGTGTAAATACTTTTGACCACCTCTGTATTTGAAAATGGATATGCCCGAAAAATGTGTTAAAGGCATCACAGATAAAACGATTCAATCCGAAAATGACAAGTATAAACTGACTAACACCAAAATGGAACACCAGTTCTGTCTACTGTGTTATTGTCATTTGATAAATTTGAAGAAAAGTACCAAAGATacaccaaaataaaatggaataaaatttCTAGGctaaactaaattttttttcctcaTTTACCAAATACTTTAAGCTGGACTccttaaataaatagaatgttagatattttttaatattgttaGTAATTAAaagaagagagaacgctacagTCGAATTCTCGGCTTATCGGACAtctgttactcagctagtgaaagtcGGGGAACTTAGCGCTTAGTTCCTGAGAGCGATGCATGCATACGGtcctgataaagaatatatatatgtatgtacatacttcatatggtcggaaactcttCCATCCAcctattacatacttttccacgaatctagtatattcttttactttacgagtagcgggtatacaaatcaaaaccttttttgaTAATGTGGCTTGGATTTTAATAACATAGCTTTgatagttcctgagatctggtctttatacggacagacggacatgggcaGTTCAGCTCGGCtcttgatcctgatcaagaattgtatacttttcaacgaatctagcaTACCTTTTACTAAATGAGAAAGCATGCAGACTTCAGATACATAGACGTTTGTTGACCCATGACGTggcactctaacgcccacaaacctaCAAAAACTGGCAGtattgaaatttcttcttcgcacttccactagctgagtaacgggtacaagatagtcgggtaactcgactatagcgttctctcttgttttgttaaCGTTTAGTAAAAGACAACagttataaatttattttgtaacaATCAATAAATACACCTTTTTGGAAGGAACGTCACTTTCCCATTTAGATTCACCATAAcaatatatttcatatggATCCAGAAAACTTGGAGGTGGGACACAATTATGAAGGTTCCCAGGAATCCTATGCGAGCAGCACTAGTTCAATTAGCAACAATGGACAAGATGAAACTCAATTTAAGCGTGAGGCTGAAAAAGCTATCTGCATCATGCCGCCCCGACCGGGAACTACTATGATGAACTATCAGGAGCTATATATTCCACGGAATCAGCTCACAGATGTATATTACCCTATTCAGGAGGCGCAACGATGGCTTACTCTAATGGACAAGATGGGCAAGGCCCACCGTTTTCCACTGCCTACGATTCTGCCGAAAGTGATCCAGACCCGCTACGTGCCAAAGCGTCATCTTCCAAAGGACGTTGAAGTGGACCGGAGGCGTCGTCAGTACCAGAAGATCAACCTAGTAAAAGAGCTGGCCAAGGCGGGACTTACTGACGACGTCCTCCAGCCCACCGAGGAACAATACAATGTAATGTCCGAATTCGCCTTCCCACACAAATTTCCCCTGAGCTACTTCGACGACAGCAATTTTGACATTAACTCTCCGGCGGCCTGGTTTGAGCTGGGAGCTGTCGGAAATGCCCACTACCCGCTTCCAGCGAAGGCTTACCTGCCCTATAACCGAAGTCTGCTAAACTGCCAGTGGGGCATGGCAGCTGTTACCGCTCACCACGAGGACTCCGACCTTTGGACACTTTTATCGCTGGAGGACGGATGCACGTACACGGTACCTAAGCTTCAGTTCATGTTCATGGCCGAAGACCCGCACAAGTACATCAAGCGTCTGCAGGCCGCTGTTCACGAGCGGCACAAGGGAGAGCAACTTATGCTAATGGAGCTGATCGTGGATTGCGTCCTGCACGAGGATATTGAGTCCACCGTGTTCTATAGCTTTAAGCCCATAGAATCGGTCCTGCAGGCGGCTACGGCGTCCGCGCAGTGCAAGAGGCGACTACGCTCCGAGGTGAACTTGGTGTTCGAGCGGCTAATGGCCCTATATGAGTTGGAGCAGTTTATCCTTAAGATGCCGAAAGAATTTCCCCAGTTCCGGAATATCAACCTCAAGGAATTTCTGCCCCGGTCTTTCGCCGTGGACGTCTCCGGGAAGGAGCGTCTAGAACTGCAAGCCCTTGGCATAACCATGCAAGAGAAGCGGTATGACTTTCTAAAGGCTAGTTTGTTTTACTGTGGCGGTGGCATCGAGGCCATGGCCGGAGTGGCCATCGAGTGCCAGTACATCGAAACACTTTCAATCTTCATCTGCAGCTTTAGCAAACCTCTTGCACTAGTGGACTTCCTTCAGGCGCAGGAGGCGCATAGCGACAACGTTGCTACGTTCCTTAAGGTCTATTGGCCGCAACAGCTGACAACGGTCATTACCGTAGTACTCCGAGCCCTGGGAAAGGGCTGGCTGGACATCTCCCTCAACACTTGGACGGTCTATCTCATGTGCAAAATCTCGCGGTTTATACTGCAGGTCAAGTTCCGTATGCAGGAGTCAATGGAGGTGCTGCTCGAGACGTCTCTGATAAACTTCTCGCACTTCGTTTGCGACCCTTGCCTGCAATTCCTTGAATTGAAGTCCAACTACAAGTGGACCAATAACTACATAGACACCGAGTTTCCTTTTCAAAAACCTGTATTCGCCATGACCCTCGGCATCAGCGATGATCGCAAAGTATTTTACTCCACTGACCCGGATGAGTTTCAGCCGGGGCTGGTCGAGATCTTTAAGAAGTGCCTGGAGAAATCGGCTGGCGTAAGGTGCATAGATGGTTCTGTCATGAGTTTTTTGAAGTTCGCCCCTAACCTGTATATCCTCACGGTAGAGCTTATTGAGGACAAGTTCCTGAAGGAAAACGAGCTTCTGAAAAACTGCTACGCCAAGGCGGTGCTGCCCCTCAGGGCATACGCTCGACACTACGAGAGGTTTATCGACTTCTATCTTCTCAATATCTCAACCTATATGCAGGCATATGCTCAAGCCCACAAGCCATCCTCGGAGGTAAAGCGGGACATTCTCGAAAACAAGCGATTGAAGGAGGAGGTTCGCGAAATCCTGCCTGCCTTTATTACCATTGGACCGTTTTACATAAACGTGGATACAATGAAGCAGTTTATGATAAAGAAACGCATTGAAGTCGTGAGGCGCATTTTCGAGTATTACGTTGACCGAATGTATGAGACGAATGAGGCTCTGCTGGACCGTTGCCTGGAGATGTTCCGCAGAATCGCAGAACGTCCAATAAGCATTGAACACCTGTACGAGATTCGCGACTTTGCACAAACCGTTCCGGATTTAGTGGATGAGCTAAAGGCTGATATTCAGGTTATGTGGCTGGAGTACGACCTGCTGGACAGCTTCTTTTACAACCTGAGTGACCACCAGTTCGCCATGAAGTGGAACGTGTATGCATGGCCGCACCAGATAATGGTGCGATTGTCCACCTTGAAAGACGAGCAGAAGGTGGACATTGAGGAGTTTCTCCGCCTGCACGCCAGCGAGTGCCAGGCGTTTGAGGAGCGTCTGGAGTCCCTCAACGACGAGGTGCAGGCCTACTCACTGGCGTTTAATACGAATCGCGCCCAGGAGACGTCAGTAGATATTAAAAAGACGTGGGCCCTGATTAAGGAGCTCGAGAAGATCAGCCAAACACTGCAATTCCGGCAGGAACTATTTGAGCTAGAGCCACTCTCTGTTGAATTCCTGGAGAGCATAATCGCGAGCTTTAATCCCTATAAAAACCTGTGGTACGCCTGCGCAAACTTTTTAAAGCTCGAGGACGCTACCTTGGGCAACCCGATAGCGCAGATGGACTTGGAGGATGTGTGGAATAGTCTGATGAGGCTTCGCGATGAACTCACCGAgtcaatgaaaatatttcacgAAAAAATCGAGATTATGGAGGTGGCCAAAACGTTCATTGCAAAGATCGACGATTTCGTTCCAGTTTACAATAGCATTAAGGATATTCGAAATGAGAACTGGATGTACATTCACTGGCAAGAACTAGGAGCGGTGACCGGGCAAGAGATTAAGTACTCAGTAGCGATGAACTATCAGTACCTCATACGTAAGGGAATCTTGGACTTCCTGCCCGAAGTCCATATTATCTCAGAGAAGGCCAACAACGAGGCGGAGGAAATTCGGTGCGCCATCGAGGAGGAAGAGAGGCGGAAGCAGGCCGAATTGGATGCTCTGCTGTTGCGCAAACAACTCCGCAAGTGTCGCAGGGATATACTGTAGTATACTGTAGTTGTTGAAATCGTTTAAATGCACTACAAGATAGTTTCTGGATAGACATCTATCTGCCTGAAACAATGGCTCGACTGGGCTCTGGGATGGTGTTCTGTTTTTCCCTCTTTATAGCCGTAACTCGTAAAGTAAATGGGTGTAAAAGATTCAttgtaaagtatatatattcttgatcaggatattagccgagtcgatctcTCCGCCCGTATGAACGTCgggatctcaggaactataaaatatagaaatatagaacatagacacagcgcaagtttgtttccTGAGAAGAGAGACAGCTGTTAAGGAGAACGTAACTCAGGTAATGACCGCCGAGTGCCGGGAGTATTTTTGTGGTGGATTGGGACCCATGGCGCCAAACTTCCCGACGCCTCTGAGGAAACCTTTTTTCACGAGCCTACTACGGCTATGAGTCCACACAAGAGTCGCAGAACAACGACAATGCCGGATGGGTACCCAATGGGACAAAAAAGCTAACTAAGCTCATGTGCAGCAGTTTCCACCGGGCATACCGCCGCAGATGGGCGGTCCACCACCCAATTTACACCCCAAATATGAGTGCGCCGCCGTAGATGACAATGGGCAGATACATTGAAAGTAATATGTCTTTTGCCCTCTACATTTCAGTTCGTGGCGATCGTGAGCGCAGAAGGCGATAGAGggaaaaactataaaaaaaagataagGTATGTTTTAAAAAGCGAAATTTTTGAGATATTATAATACTTATTTATACAGCTGAGAAAGGACTTCCTTGACCTGCTGCAGGAGCGACATGACATCAAGAGGCACACTAGGGGGATCCAAGGTACCGAGCACTGGACTCGGTCTATCGTGAGGAGTACTTTGAAGACTAGCGATCTCTTGACAAGGATAAGGAGaaagataaagataaagaGAAGGAGAAAGATATGGAAAACGACAAGGATAAAGAGACGGAAAAGAACAAGAATTAAGTGAAGGAAAATGACAAAGAGAGCTCTCGTCGGGAATGTACTCGAGTAACCATAGATGAGATATGTGCGATCAACAACCGAGTCGATAGAACCTTATCCGTCTAATGGAAACTATCCCGAGTCTTTTCTATTTCAGGACTTATAAAAAGAATCAAGATAGAACGCTATAATCGAGTTCCTTAAGGGAGAACATTAATGGCACCTttgggcgttaaagtgggcaTGAAAACATCAGGAACCCAAATTGCGCTGCGTCAATGTTTCTGGAGTCTGCCTTATGTAAACTAGCATTTATAGTTTGGACAggcatggccagatcgactcgactaaTGAttctaatcaagaatatatctatatatactctatacctgtctacctgttacataccttTCAACTAATCTAGTACacacttttactctacaaATAACGAGTATATTTAACATTTGAGGAGTATCTGAAACGTAAGCCATTTAGctaaagttttcattttaatttctgattttttattaagtaaaacattttttaaatgttaaagttaTTTGTACTTTCACTTAAAATTATGTTCTGTATAAGGTCCAGTACTCAGGCAAATAGAAAGtggcccaaaaataataaactatgTTTAGCCGTATATGTCTTAGTGTGTAAACATAGAATTTataagcaatttaaattgccGCTATGGTAGCTGCTATTGCTGTAGCATTAGTTATGACTGATCAAAACCTATTTTCAGattgtaaacaaatgtaaACAAGCCGCGGTGGTCTATCGAGAGTGATCGATAGCTCAAGAAAtgtataaaattatatatttcttcGACGgcatttagtatttttttcgACCGAATACTACTGATTAAAGACTTCAACCAAACTGTTGTAATCAAAAATTTGTGCCTTTTTCTGTAATGTCTTTTTAGAAATGCCGGAATACAAGGCCTTAATATAGAAATCtaattaagtaaaaaataatatttttattgaaacaGAACTATATTATGATATTTACTGTGAGAGGTGGtggtatttttaatttattgggGTGGTCACACTGGCGCGCTGTGTTTCTTGTGAAATATTTGTCAATCGCTTTGGAATCTGACTTGCCGTTTACGCGTTTCTGAGAAACTACAATGGCAGATGACACAAATGAGGACAGCTGGCTATATGGAACCTCGAATCCTGACTCGACTACCGGAGAGCTGGGAAACGGCGGGGATTCTCTGATGGCGGAACACGAGTCGGTGGCTGAGGCTCAGGCATTGGCTGAATTGGTGGCCGGCGAAAAGATGGGCGCTTCGGTAGGGACTGATTCCGCTGAAGACTCGCCGCGCTGTCCAAAGGAAGAGGTGCCCGAGTACTCGGAGTTCGACGATCCCGCGCAGGAAatggaggaggacgaggaagCTTTGCCCAGCAAGGaaagcaggagcaggagggAGCGCGACAGAGAACGGGATCGTGGTCGGTGCGCGGATAGGGCGGACGCCCGATCATCGCCAGACCCAGAGGACGACGAGATGAGCGATGGTCCTGCCGTCAGGAGGGAAAGAAATGGCTCAGGGTCCGATGATGACGAAGACGACGACTCGGACGACGATATCAATGTGGTTATCGGGGACATTAAACAGGCCCCCAGCACCTACAACATCAAGCAGCGACCCAACCTGTTGGCTGGAGGCACTGGTGTTGCAGGAGACAAGGCCAAGCCGTCTGGTCAGGCGGGAAAGTTCAGCATCGAGGACTTTGAAGGTGCCGGCACCATCAACGGAGTGGCCGTGCACGAGTTCAGTATTGATTCGCTTGAGGAGAAGCCGTGGCGCAAGCCTGGAGCGGATATTACTGACTACTTTAACTACGGATTTAACGAAGAGACGTGGCGCGCTTATTGTGAACGCCAGAAACGCTTCCGCGTGGCGGAGAGCGGTGTCGGACTGGCCAGCCTCACTCAGAATGTGAATCAAAATGCACCTATTGGAATCCTCACAGATGGCGGAATGGGCATGGGCCCTCCCGGAATGCACAATATCCACTCGATGGTGGGAATGGGCGGAGAAAGCGGAATGCAAATGCCCCCACCGGGAATGCCGCCTATGATGCAACACCAGTCGCGATCCGGAATGGGATTAATGCAGCGTCCGCCGAGACCAATCTCAACCACTGGTGGTGATAGGGGGGGTGATCGGGAGAGAGCCGTTAAGGAGAACGCCATTCAGGTGATGACCGCCGAGTGCCGGGAGTATTCTCGTGGTGGCTTGGGATCCATGCCGCCAAACTTCCCACTACCCGGCGCCTCTGACGAACCCTTCTTTCACGAGCCAGAACCCTTTGACTACGGCTATGAGCCCACACAAGAGTCGCAGTGGAACAATGACAATGCCGGATGGGTACCCAGTGGGATTAAAGAGCTAACTCCAGGTCACGCGCATATGCAAACGCCTCCACTGGGCATACCTCCTCCTGGGATGGGTGTGCCACCGCCGCAGATGGGCGGTCCGCCACCCAATTTACGCGGCATTATGCCACCCAACATGCGCATGCCTCCAAATATGAGTGCGTTCagtatattttgatttaaaatgtCCTATGCCCggcttatttatattttttcttgcaGACATGGGACCGCCACCAGGAATAATGATGGGAGCAAATGCGCCACCACAGATGAGAACGAGTGTGGCACCGCCACAAAGATTGGTCATAGGCGGTAAGTACAAAACTAACATTTTTAAGCTACTCGTAcgatttaatattgaaattattgttatatatTAAGCTTAAAGCTGACAATCCTAACGCAGTTCTGGACAGATAcattaaaagtaaaatgtcTTTTGTCTTCTACATTTCAGATCGTGGCGCCTACGACGACGATCGTGAGCGCAGAAGACGCGAGAAGGAAAAACTGCTAAAAAAAGATCAGGTATGTTTATAAATGCGACATTTTGAagatattattatattttttatgcagCTGAGAAAGGACTTTCTTGACATGCTGCGGGAGCGACATGACATCGAGAGGCACACCAGGTGGTACGATATTAAGAAAAAGTTTGAGGCGGATCCAAGGTACCGAGCACTGGACTCGTCCTATCGTGAGGAGTACTTTGAAGACTATTTGCATCTGTTGAAAGAAGAAAAGCGCAAGGTACGTGACCTAAAAGAACGCGAACGACATCGCGAAAAAGAGCGTTCTCGTGACAAAGATAAGGATAAAGATAAAGAAAAGGAGaaagataaagataaagaGAAGGACAAAGATAAGGAAAAGGACAAGGATAAAGAGAAGGAAAAGGATAAAGAGAGCTCTCGTCGAGAACGTTCACGATCCCGCGAAAAGTCCAGCCGTCGAAAGTCTAAGTCCCGTGAGAAAGATCGAAGCGAACGAAGCAGCAAGAGTAGCACCAGCAACACCGGATCCTCTAGTCgcagcgaaaagaaaaaatcgtATCGCAAGGACAAAGAAGAAGACGAATAGCACTTGATTATGTATGTACTTTTGAGAAGAGTAACAAGAGGAAACCATCTCAAGCTGTAgaacataataaaaacaaacaaaaaaatacaaactaatacaaaaaaacatactaaacaaaaataatactttcaaacgaaagacaaaaaatgttggtttttaataatttactgTGAACAGGGTAATTCGTATACCCCTAATTCGATAAAGCCTTGTCCGTCTAATTAAAATAGGcggcagcgcaagtttgttgactgACGTTGTCACGCCCAAAACTTACACGCAAAGACTTTGTATAAGTATTGATATTAGTTCAATTTcttctattatttatttttgacaCATACGCATAGGATAGGTGGAGATTACAATACAACTAGGCTATGGTAGAGCGGTtagaaaatatacaatatatattatggCACGGAGACAAACCCTTAATATTTTTCTACATTTGGTTTTGCTTTAAAGTAACAACGATTGTCTTTAGAAAACTAAATTCACGTAAGCGATTCTTATTTCATAGGTATTTTTAGATTTCCACTATATTCAATAATATTctcaattattattaaaaattaatctaattttttttctgtataaAGGAACTTTATGTACCCATatttataagtatatatatttgaaaatccACACGGGTGAAACAAAAGAACAGTTAGCATTTGAAGATCAGATATTCAGTATGCAgacatttttattacaattttttttgttttagtttgaGTTCTTGTTGAAAAGTGTATAATAATTCTTTCTTCTGTTACCTGTCTTCTATATACgaagttttaaaataaatttaaatataaaatataaattaaaataaagttcaCATACATAATTACATGTCAAATTAACCAAATACATTAAGCATTTAGCAATTGCATTGAACTATTTTTGAACTAGAGGAATTTAAGCTATTTAATATGAACACTGAGTACACCTTTTCGTAAActaaaatgaatataaataagtaaCGTTTATCTATATAAATAACGGAAGGTTTTTTGCTATAGAACATGGGATGCGAACTAGGTTATTAGTCACATCTTGAACTAAATTGTactaaattttaattgcagctaGAAGCAAGCTGCCCTGGATCGAGGTACTTTGCTTTTACATcacaacattttaaatttatatcaTTCACATACTCACATTGCACTCTGGGCCTGGGAAGAATCGTTGGGGATATATAGTCCGCTGATGATTTTTCGCCAAATTGGGTTAGACtttcaaattttgaatacatatttaaaagtttCTTAATTTGAAATAGGATTAACGAGTTTCTAAAGTTGCTAAAAACTATTACTCTTTTggtaaatacatttatatggTATCCCTTCCTTATGGTaccaaattttttattttgccacaATTTCTAATCACCCAACCAACTTAACTACTAGAATTTCACAATCATTAGAATTTAGGCGAAGAGCGTAGAAAAAGTCTGCAGTTCGGAAATATCTTCAACAGTATTGTATGAAAATGGATGACAAAAAATAAGCTTTAGAAATCGCAGTactgattttttcatttgttccACTGGCACATTCACCCTCACACGAGTCATAGCCACATTTTTAAAGGCATcttttatgaaaatatataacgAGTAGATGTCAGTGGAACATGggtattaaacaacatttCTCCCGCTTGACCTCCCGCCCACttacacactcgcacacttaAACTGGGTTCGGATGAGACCTAAAGCTTTGTTCGGCGCCCTTTTTGGGGGGCTTAGATTGTGCTCTATCTGCTCAGCAGCTGCTCTATATTAAGGGTCAGCTCCTGGCTGGGATGGGTGCTATTATTGTTGTTCACTGCACCATAGGAACTGGCACTATTGCTGTTTTGGGCATAGATCCCGTTCAAAGATCTCGACGGGGCCGGCGATGTGGGGGCGGAAAGCTGGGGCGAACTCAGAGGCGCCAGCGGCGGCGACTGCGCCTCCAGATTTGAGGGCGGACTGCGGTTTAAATTGCTGTCCAGGCTACTGTGGTGTTGCGAGGAGGCCGGCGACAGCGGGATCTCCTCGATCTTCTCCAGATCCTGAGTGATAGAGGCGGAGTTCTGCTTGTGGGACCGCGTCAGCGTTCCCTTGGGACTGCGATTAGTGTCGTGCAAAAGAGGTATGTCCAGCATGGAGCTTTTGACACCCCCACCACAACCGCCCACCAAGCCCGAGTAGGTTGTTGCCTGCAGGGAGtactggtggtgctgctggtcTCCCTTCGCCTGCTGGTCGTCGCGATCCAAGCTGAACTGCCGACGCAGAAGGCGACTGGAGCCGGGCTTGCTGTCGAACCGACAGGCTCCTCCCCCACACCCGCTTCCGCTCAAAGCCATCGAGGGGCAGGTGCCTCCGCCACCTTGTCCACCACCCGCTCTGCCCGCCACACTGCCGTAGAGGTATTTCCCGTCGTAGAACTGAGTGAGGTTGCTCTCGCTGGGACTGAGGCATTTATAATGGTTGTATGGCGAACTGAGGTCCATCATCTCCTCAATCTTTTTGTACAGCCTGGAGCTGGATCCTCCCGTGGAGCTCGGCAGCCGGTTGAAGCTGTTCGGGTTAAGTAGATTTTCTGGAgtcagttcggagacctttCGCGACTGTGGACTGGTACTGCTAGGGGTTGTTTTGCTTGGAAACTCCGGACAAAGGGTGGCGTTGGGGCTAATGGTGTTGGTGGAATTGGAGTCCAGGGAGTACGAGTTGGGGAGATTCGCCCCGTAGGCTAAGTCTGcgttggtgggtggtgttaTCTCGACCTTCACCTCGACGGTTTCCCCAGCCAGCGAGGAGCTCTGCGAAGAGGAGGGATTTGTGCTCGTCCGAGATTTGTTTGCCTGTCCCTTCAGCGTTATTGAGTTACGTATAAGGGACTCATCCAATCTGCGGAATACCAATAATCAGTATTACCAAAAAAGTATAGATAAGAGATCAACAAACCCGTGAGATTCTCTAGTGATATTTAAGGAATGCAGAAGTCAAaagataaatatttcattaatcATTCAACAATATATTGTATTGTTTGTTTCAAGACGAgatgtcaaaaaaaaaaacaacaga
This genomic stretch from Drosophila yakuba strain Tai18E2 chromosome 3R, Prin_Dyak_Tai18E2_2.1, whole genome shotgun sequence harbors:
- the LOC6535303 gene encoding pre-mRNA 3'-end-processing factor FIP1 isoform X1, which gives rise to MADDTNEDSWLYGTSNPDSTTGELGNGGDSLMAEHESVAEAQALAELVAGEKMGASVGTDSAEDSPRCPKEEVPEYSEFDDPAQEMEEDEEALPSKESRSRRERDRERDRGRCADRADARSSPDPEDDEMSDGPAVRRERNGSGSDDDEDDDSDDDINVVIGDIKQAPSTYNIKQRPNLLAGGTGVAGDKAKPSGQAGKFSIEDFEGAGTINGVAVHEFSIDSLEEKPWRKPGADITDYFNYGFNEETWRAYCERQKRFRVAESGVGLASLTQNVNQNAPIGILTDGGMGMGPPGMHNIHSMVGMGGESGMQMPPPGMPPMMQHQSRSGMGLMQRPPRPISTTGGDRGGDRERAVKENAIQVMTAECREYSRGGLGSMPPNFPLPGASDEPFFHEPEPFDYGYEPTQESQWNNDNAGWVPSGIKELTPGHAHMQTPPLGIPPPGMGVPPPQMGGPPPNLRGIMPPNMRMPPNMNMGPPPGIMMGANAPPQMRTSVAPPQRLVIGDRGAYDDDRERRRREKEKLLKKDQLRKDFLDMLRERHDIERHTRWYDIKKKFEADPRYRALDSSYREEYFEDYLHLLKEEKRKVRDLKERERHREKERSRDKDKDKDKEKEKDKDKEKDKDKEKDKDKEKEKDKESSRRERSRSREKSSRRKSKSREKDRSERSSKSSTSNTGSSSRSEKKKSYRKDKEEDE
- the LOC6535303 gene encoding pre-mRNA 3'-end-processing factor FIP1 isoform X2, producing MADDTNEDSWLYGTSNPDSTTGELGNGGDSLMAEHESVAEAQALAELVAGEKMGASVGTDSAEDSPRCPKEEVPEYSEFDDPAQEMEEDEEALPSKESRSRRERDRERDRGRCADRADARSSPDPEDDEMSDGPAVRRERNGSGSDDDEDDDSDDDINVVIGDIKQAPSTYNIKQRPNLLAGGTGVAGDKAKPSGQAGKFSIEDFEGAGTINGVAVHEFSIDSLEEKPWRKPGADITDYFNYGFNEETWRAYCERQKRFRVAESGVGLASLTQNVNQNAPIGILTDGGMGMGPPGMHNIHSMVGMGGESGMQMPPPGMPPMMQHQSRSGMGLMQRPPRPISTTGGDRGGDRERAVKENAIQVMTAECREYSRGGLGSMPPNFPLPGASDEPFFHEPEPFDYGYEPTQESQWNNDNAGWVPSGIKELTPGHAHMQTPPLGIPPPGMGVPPPQMGGPPPNLRGIMPPNMRMPPNMNMGPPPGIMMGANAPPQMRTSVAPPQRLVIDRGAYDDDRERRRREKEKLLKKDQLRKDFLDMLRERHDIERHTRWYDIKKKFEADPRYRALDSSYREEYFEDYLHLLKEEKRKVRDLKERERHREKERSRDKDKDKDKEKEKDKDKEKDKDKEKDKDKEKEKDKESSRRERSRSREKSSRRKSKSREKDRSERSSKSSTSNTGSSSRSEKKKSYRKDKEEDE